In bacterium YEK0313, one genomic interval encodes:
- a CDS encoding putative FAD-linked oxidoreductase: MPHSPLPPPPVPPLAPVLIERFASIVGARHALTDPADQAPYLKDWRDLYPARTQLVLRPAATEEVAAILRLASETGTRVVPQGGATGLVGGHLPFAEGGEIIVSMTRMKAIRAVDAAGNTLIAEAGVTLQEAQDAAAAVGRLFPLNIGSKGSCTIGGNLATNAGGTQAVAYGLARDQVLGLEVVLADGRIWHGLRMLKKDNTGYDLKHLFIGAEGTLGIITAASLKLVAAPRAVEAAWVGVASPAAALALLARAQERAGLAVTGFELMPRNLFEFVLRHMPGARDPLGEPAPWYCLVELASPAAAGLRDMLEDILASALEDGLVADAAVADSSAQREAFWRWREGMSEMQKPEGGSIKHDVSVPVAAVPAFIAEASAACEKLIPGCRPVPFGHLGDGNIHFNVSQPVGADKDGFLARYDEVNGLVHGIVARFGGSISAEHGIGRMKRDLLPAVKDPVELDLMRSVKALLDPQGILNPGKVLSMPALGVENGR; encoded by the coding sequence ATGCCGCATTCGCCGCTCCCGCCGCCGCCCGTCCCGCCGCTCGCGCCCGTCCTGATCGAGCGCTTCGCATCGATCGTCGGCGCGCGCCATGCGCTGACCGATCCCGCCGACCAGGCGCCCTACCTGAAGGACTGGCGCGACCTCTATCCCGCGCGCACGCAGCTCGTGCTGCGGCCGGCGGCGACCGAGGAGGTCGCGGCGATCCTCCGGCTCGCCAGCGAGACCGGCACGCGCGTGGTGCCGCAGGGCGGCGCCACCGGACTCGTCGGCGGCCACCTGCCCTTTGCCGAGGGCGGCGAGATCATCGTCTCGATGACCCGCATGAAGGCGATCCGGGCCGTCGATGCCGCCGGCAACACGCTGATCGCGGAAGCCGGCGTGACGCTGCAGGAGGCGCAGGACGCGGCCGCCGCGGTCGGCCGGCTGTTCCCCCTGAATATCGGCTCGAAGGGCTCCTGCACCATCGGCGGCAATCTCGCCACCAATGCCGGCGGCACCCAGGCGGTCGCCTACGGGCTCGCCCGCGACCAGGTGCTGGGCCTCGAAGTGGTGCTCGCCGACGGCCGGATCTGGCATGGGCTGCGGATGCTGAAGAAGGACAATACCGGCTACGACCTGAAGCACCTGTTCATCGGTGCGGAGGGCACGCTCGGCATCATCACCGCGGCATCACTGAAGCTGGTCGCGGCGCCGCGGGCGGTGGAGGCCGCCTGGGTTGGGGTCGCCTCGCCCGCCGCGGCGCTCGCCCTGCTCGCCCGCGCCCAGGAGCGCGCCGGCCTCGCGGTGACCGGTTTCGAGCTGATGCCGCGCAACCTCTTCGAGTTCGTGCTGCGCCACATGCCCGGCGCGCGCGATCCGCTTGGGGAGCCCGCGCCCTGGTACTGCCTGGTCGAACTCGCTTCGCCCGCGGCGGCGGGCCTGCGCGACATGCTCGAGGACATCCTCGCCTCGGCGCTGGAGGACGGCCTCGTCGCGGATGCGGCGGTCGCCGACAGCAGCGCCCAGCGCGAGGCCTTCTGGCGCTGGCGCGAAGGCATGAGCGAAATGCAGAAGCCGGAAGGCGGCTCGATCAAGCACGACGTCTCGGTGCCGGTCGCCGCCGTGCCGGCCTTCATCGCCGAGGCCTCGGCGGCCTGCGAAAAGCTGATCCCCGGCTGCCGGCCGGTGCCCTTCGGCCATCTCGGCGACGGCAACATCCACTTCAACGTCAGTCAGCCCGTCGGCGCCGACAAGGACGGCTTCCTCGCCCGCTATGACGAGGTGAACGGGCTGGTCCACGGCATCGTCGCCCGCTTCGGCGGCTCGATCTCGGCCGAGCACGGCATCGGCCGGATGAAGCGCGATCTGCTGCCGGCGGTGAAGGACCCGGTGGAACTCGACCTGATGCGCAGCGTGAAGGCGCTGCTCGACCCGCAGGGCATCCTCAATCCGGGCAAGGTCCTGTCGATGCCGGCGCTTGGCGTCGAGAACGGCCGGTGA
- the yedK_1 gene encoding Putative SOS response-associated peptidase YedK, producing the protein MCGRFAITLAPELLREEFGYSDRPNFPPRFNIAPTQPVPVVTIINGARRFVLMRWGFLPGWVKDPADYPLVINIRAETAREKASFRAAFQRRRGLMPVDGFYEWQREGRVSTPHLIRRPDGAPFAFPALWETWSSPDGSEIDTVALMTTGAKPPLDAVHPRAPIILDPKSWEEWLDPATPPDRAAALIAAPLQGELELRRIGPAVNKVTNDGPEIQDEATDAPAEPVRPVRAPRPKPAPRSPDDGGQGSLF; encoded by the coding sequence ATGTGTGGCCGCTTTGCCATCACCCTGGCGCCGGAGCTGCTGCGCGAAGAGTTCGGTTATTCCGACCGGCCGAACTTTCCGCCGCGCTTCAACATCGCGCCGACCCAGCCGGTGCCGGTCGTCACCATCATCAACGGCGCGCGGCGTTTCGTGCTGATGCGCTGGGGTTTTCTGCCCGGCTGGGTCAAGGATCCCGCCGATTATCCGCTGGTCATCAATATCCGGGCCGAGACCGCGCGCGAGAAGGCCTCCTTCCGGGCGGCGTTCCAGCGCCGGCGCGGGCTGATGCCGGTCGACGGCTTCTACGAATGGCAGCGCGAGGGCCGCGTCTCGACGCCGCATCTGATCCGCCGCCCGGATGGCGCGCCCTTCGCCTTTCCCGCGCTGTGGGAGACCTGGTCCTCGCCCGACGGCTCGGAGATCGACACCGTGGCGCTGATGACGACCGGGGCGAAGCCGCCGCTCGATGCCGTCCACCCGCGCGCGCCGATCATTCTCGACCCGAAATCCTGGGAGGAATGGCTCGATCCGGCGACGCCGCCCGATCGCGCCGCGGCGCTGATCGCGGCCCCGCTGCAGGGCGAGCTCGAGCTCAGGCGCATCGGCCCGGCGGTGAACAAGGTCACCAATGACGGGCCGGAAATCCAGGACGAGGCGACCGACGCGCCGGCCGAGCCGGTGCGCCCCGTGAGGGCGCCGCGGCCGAAGCCGGCCCCGCGATCACCTGACGATGGCGGGCAGGGGAGCCTGTTCTGA
- the nudJ gene encoding Phosphatase NudJ — MSDRSYPSRPILAVSTAVIRAGKMLVAQRANPPGRGLYSLPGGLVEVGETLGEAAARELMEEVGVRAEPIGLVGARDIIGRDGEDRVERHFVVVTYAARWLAGEGELTPEASDIRWVDLDEMAGLATTDGLADVARAAFALARSAPGAA, encoded by the coding sequence ATGTCCGATCGCTCCTACCCGTCCCGGCCGATCCTCGCCGTCTCGACCGCGGTGATCCGCGCCGGCAAGATGCTGGTCGCCCAGCGCGCCAATCCGCCCGGGCGCGGGCTCTACAGCCTGCCCGGCGGCCTTGTCGAGGTCGGCGAGACGCTGGGCGAAGCCGCCGCGCGCGAACTCATGGAGGAGGTCGGCGTCAGGGCCGAACCGATCGGCCTCGTCGGCGCCCGCGACATTATCGGCCGCGACGGCGAGGATCGGGTCGAACGCCATTTCGTCGTCGTCACCTATGCCGCCCGCTGGCTCGCCGGCGAAGGCGAGCTGACGCCGGAAGCCTCCGACATCCGCTGGGTCGATCTCGACGAGATGGCTGGCCTTGCCACGACCGACGGCCTTGCCGATGTGGCGCGGGCGGCCTTCGCGCTCGCCCGCAGTGCCCCGGGGGCCGCATAA
- a CDS encoding putative 5-formyltetrahydrofolate cyclo-ligase, giving the protein MQTLSEAAVLSKAALRDAALARRDALPIEARIEASLAVAALFPLDRIAIAGKIVSGFLPIQSEIDVRPLLDRLRAAGARLALPAFPSRTTPMVFRLMERGAPLVPMGFGTFGPDASAPEVEPDILITPLAAFDAAFNRIGYGKGHYDRAFARLDATVRRLAIGVAFSVQQVEVIPVEPHDRRLDAILTETGYRAP; this is encoded by the coding sequence ATGCAGACATTGTCCGAAGCCGCGGTCTTATCCAAAGCAGCCCTGCGCGATGCGGCGCTCGCCCGCCGCGATGCCCTGCCGATCGAAGCCCGCATCGAGGCATCCCTGGCGGTCGCGGCCCTGTTCCCGCTCGACCGGATCGCGATTGCCGGCAAGATCGTCTCGGGCTTCCTGCCGATCCAGTCCGAAATCGACGTCCGGCCGCTGCTGGACCGGCTGCGCGCCGCAGGCGCCCGGCTGGCGCTGCCGGCCTTTCCCTCGCGCACCACGCCCATGGTGTTCCGCCTGATGGAGCGCGGCGCGCCGCTGGTGCCGATGGGCTTCGGCACGTTCGGGCCGGACGCGAGCGCGCCGGAGGTCGAGCCCGATATCCTGATCACGCCGCTCGCCGCCTTCGATGCCGCCTTCAACCGCATCGGCTACGGCAAGGGCCATTACGACCGGGCCTTCGCCAGGCTCGACGCGACGGTTCGCCGGCTCGCCATCGGGGTTGCTTTTTCCGTCCAGCAGGTCGAAGTCATTCCGGTGGAGCCGCACGACCGCAGGCTCGACGCCATCCTGACCGAGACCGGATATAGGGCCCCCTGA